A genomic window from Streptomyces mirabilis includes:
- a CDS encoding carbamoyltransferase C-terminal domain-containing protein, translating into MHVDGTACVETVDPATAPAYGALIEHFHQQTGGPVVPNMSFNDREPVVEAPAHALATVQACDLDVAASAHTWSNGPAPLWGPPHWKA; encoded by the coding sequence GTGCACGTCGACGGCACCGCTTGTGTGGAGACCGTCGACCCGGCCACCGCCCCCGCGTACGGGGCCCTGATCGAGCACTTCCACCAGCAGACCGGAGGACCCGTCGTCCCGAACATGTCCTTCAACGACCGCGAACCCGTCGTCGAAGCCCCGGCCCACGCCCTCGCCACCGTCCAGGCCTGCGACCTGGACGTGGCTGCATCGGCCCATACCTGGTCGAACGGTCCTGCCCCCCTCTGGGGACCGCCACACTGGAAGGCATGA